The following DNA comes from Oikeobacillus pervagus.
AAAATCACCTAAGTGGGAATCATCTTCTTCACCAATTGGAGTTTCTAATGAAACAGGCTCTTGAGCAATTTTTAAGATTTCGCGTACCTTTTCCGGTGTTAAATCCATTTCTTCTCCAATTTCTTCAGGAGACGGCTCTCTTCCTAAATCTTGAAGTAATTGACGTTGAACGCGAATTAATTTATTAATGGTTTCAACCATATGAACAGGAATTCGAATCGTTCTAGCTTGGTCGGCAATAGCTCTAGTTATGGCTTGGCGAATCCACCATGTAGCATAAGTACTAAATTTAAAGCCTTTGCGATAATCAAACTTTTCGACTGCCTTAATTAATCCCATATTCCCTTCTTGAATTAAATCGAGAAACAACATTCCTCGGCCAACATATCGCTTAGCAATACTAACAACAAGTCGTAAGTTCGCTTCAGCAAGTCGACGTTTTGCTTCCTCGTCACCTTGTTCGATTCGTTCTGCAAGCTCAATCTCTTCACTTGCCGTTAATAAGTCGACACGACCAATTTCTTTTAAATACATCCGTACAGGATCATTAATTTTCACACCAGGAGGAACACTTAAATCGTTTAAATCAAATTCTTCTTCGTCATCATCATCTTTTTCTATTTCATGATCATTTGGATCCTCATCATTTTCTGAATGATTGATTTCAATCCCTTGTTCAGTTAATTGATCATAGAATACATCAATTTGTTCTGAGTCTAATTCAAAATGGGCTAATTTATTAATAATATAATTCTCTGCTAATTCACCGCGTTTTTTACCTAATTCAATTAATTGTTCTTTCACTCGATCTAAAGTTAATTCAGTCTCCACTTCTTTGGAACGTGCTGACTTTTCAGCCATTGGTTCCCCTCCTTCCAAAACTTCCTACCACAACATATTCATATTAAAAGGTCTTTCGGATTTGCAGAATTTCCATCGCAATTTTTGCTGCCTTTGCATAGTCCTTCTGCCTTTCAGCTTCTTTCTCTTCCTTCATTTTTTCTTTTATCTTTAACACTTTTTGGTGTTTTAACACTTCTTTTATATAATCAGATAACTCCTGATCAGAAATTTCGTCATTTATGACCATCATTTCAATGTTCGTCACAACTTGTCGTAAATTCACATCAGGTATTTCATTTATAAAATCACTTGAATTCGCTTCATTCCCTTTTTCATAATATCCTAATAAATAAGTAAAAATGGCTTGATGCTCATCAAGATTAAATGTTTCACCATTTAACAATTCACGAACCTTATATGCAATATCCCCATCCTTCAACATATGAGCAATAAGCCTTCTTTCAGCAGTATGAAAAGCTGGATAGAGTTTGCTTTCTGTTCGAGGATACACTATTTTCTGTGGGGTTTGAAACTGTAGAGGCTGTCTCTTCTTTTCTGCAAAATAAATTTGCTTTTGTTCAAACTTTAATGCCTCTAAAGATAATGAAAATTCATCTGCAAGCAATCGTAAATAGTGATCCCTTTCGACAGCATTTCTCAACTTCGAAATTTCCACTAATATCTCTTCGATGTACTGAAGCTTATCTCCTTCATCTTGCAAATTTTTATTTTGCCGATAATACAGCATTTTGAACGCCATAAATGTTAAGCTTGCCCCGATGATCTCGTTTTTGAATTTCTCAGCGCCATTAAGCTTAATATAATCGTCTGGATCCAATTTATCAGGTAGGGCAGCGATTCTTAATTTCAACCCTTGTTCACTTAGTAGTGTTGCTGCACGAAAAGACGCTTGAATCCCGGCGGAGTCCCCATCATAACAAATAATAACCTGATCGGTCACTCTTTTAATTGCCTGAACATGACGATCAGTGAGAGACGT
Coding sequences within:
- the rpoD gene encoding RNA polymerase sigma factor RpoD, with product MAEKSARSKEVETELTLDRVKEQLIELGKKRGELAENYIINKLAHFELDSEQIDVFYDQLTEQGIEINHSENDEDPNDHEIEKDDDDEEEFDLNDLSVPPGVKINDPVRMYLKEIGRVDLLTASEEIELAERIEQGDEEAKRRLAEANLRLVVSIAKRYVGRGMLFLDLIQEGNMGLIKAVEKFDYRKGFKFSTYATWWIRQAITRAIADQARTIRIPVHMVETINKLIRVQRQLLQDLGREPSPEEIGEEMDLTPEKVREILKIAQEPVSLETPIGEEDDSHLGDFIEDQEATSPSEHAAYELLKEQLEDVLDTLTDREENVLRLRFGLDDGRTRTLEEVGKVFGVTRERIRQIEAKALRKLRHPSRSKRLKDFLE
- the dnaG gene encoding DNA primase yields the protein MTGKIPEEVIHQIRESNDITDVISDYVQLKKQGRNYFGLCPFHGESTPSFSVSPEKQIYHCFGCGAGGNVYSFLMDIENISFTEATSRLAKRAGIPLQFHTDETPKTSIPNDFEKMLSAHELLTKFYHHLLINTKEGQEALEYLFTRGFTKELIEKFEIGWSLPHWDFATRFLQKRGFSAQLMEKAGLSIRSEKDEGYFDRFRGRIMFPLHDSKGKVVAFSARSLNNEQPKYLNSPETPLFNKSELLYNFHRARPLVRKDQQFILLEGFADVITADQAGVHNAIATMGTSLTDRHVQAIKRVTDQVIICYDGDSAGIQASFRAATLLSEQGLKLRIAALPDKLDPDDYIKLNGAEKFKNEIIGASLTFMAFKMLYYRQNKNLQDEGDKLQYIEEILVEISKLRNAVERDHYLRLLADEFSLSLEALKFEQKQIYFAEKKRQPLQFQTPQKIVYPRTESKLYPAFHTAERRLIAHMLKDGDIAYKVRELLNGETFNLDEHQAIFTYLLGYYEKGNEANSSDFINEIPDVNLRQVVTNIEMMVINDEISDQELSDYIKEVLKHQKVLKIKEKMKEEKEAERQKDYAKAAKIAMEILQIRKTF